The sequence CGACCGTGGCTGTCGCGAAGACCGTCCCGGGCTGTGGCGCTGGACGTCCGCGCTGCCCGTCACCGGGCCGCACGTGGTGTCGATGCACGAGGGCGGCACGCCGTTGGTGCCGCTGCCGCGGTTCGGTGCAGCGGTAGGCGTCCCGCGCCTGTACGCGAAGAACGAGTCGGCGAACCCGACCTGGTCGCACAAGGACCGGTTGTGCGCGCTGGCCGTATCAGCGGCGCGAGCCGTCGGGGCGGACACCGTCGTCGCCGCGTCCACCGGCAACCACGGCGCCTCGCTCGCGGCGTACGCGGCACGCGCCGGGATGCGCTGCGTCATCTTGGTTCTGGCACAAATTTCGTGACACTCGCGGTGTGTT is a genomic window of Streptosporangiales bacterium containing:
- a CDS encoding pyridoxal-phosphate dependent enzyme; the protein is MHEGGTPLVPLPRFGAAVGVPRLYAKNESANPTWSHKDRLCALAVSAARAVGADTVVAASTGNHGASLAAYAARAGMRCVILVLAQIS